One Candidatus Delongbacteria bacterium DNA segment encodes these proteins:
- the icmF gene encoding fused isobutyryl-CoA mutase/GTPase IcmF, producing the protein MSQRYTVKHPVRVITAASLYDGHDAAINIMRRVFQAAGAEVIHLGHNRSVLDIVRAAVQEDAQAVAVSSYQGGHVRFFKYMKELLLERGAGHVKIFGGGGGVIVKAEIEELHAAGIDRIFSPQDGTELGLEGMIDLALERSDFDPAQLEVEELAARVLRREELALGRALTLCERRAGGTAVPPALESLLERGKAAGTPVVGITGTGGAGKSSLTDEILRRFQTCYPNKSVAVVSVDPTKRKSGGALLGDRIRINSLTGEKTFLRSLATRRSGSELSAATGDAVHLLKAAGFDLVLLETSGIGQGSSAVVDLADFSIYAMTAEYGAASQLEKIDMIDYADMVVLNKYEKRGSEDALRDVRRQYRRAHSIPWEVADEELPVYGTVASRFDCNGTNWFFDHLMAALEARFGGGYSHAPLAKDARVLRRQLIPEDRTTYLAEIARGVREYKARVVADAGRLRLRSHLATAVGELGAGAAADSLTARRDELERQLHPSALPALQAYHDTAACYTGDSYEYMVRGQVHRQELTRISLSGTHVPRVALPRFSDEGDLYRFVALENLPGFFPYTAGVFPFKRQGEDPTRQFAGEGPPERTNRRFHYLSQDSAAKRLSTAFDSVTLYGEDPAERPDIFGKVGESGVSICTLEDMKRLYAGFDLSASNTSVSMTINGPAPMILAMFLNTAVDFALDKFQAEHGRAPNAVEQAELRRLTCSTVRGTVQADILKEDQAQNTCIFSTEFALKLMGDMQEWFIQNQVRNYYSVSISGYHIAEAGANPITQLAFTLANGFTYVEYYLSRGMAIDDFAPNLSFFFSNGLDPEYSVIGRVARRIWAVAVRDVYHGNERSQKLKYHIQTSGRSLHAQEMDFNDIRTTLQALLAIYDNCNSLHTNAYDEAVTTPTEESVRRALAVQLIVNHEFGVTKNENPLQGSFIMDELTELVEEAVLSEFVRLSERGGVLGAMETQYQRGRIQEESMVYELRKQSGELPIMGVNTFLRPGGSEVSAQMELARASDEEKMLQVTRLREFQQVHAAEAQQALARLQQVAAAGGNLFEELMQTVRVASLGQITRALFEVGGQYRRNM; encoded by the coding sequence CGTGATCGTCAAGGCCGAGATCGAGGAGCTGCACGCCGCGGGCATCGACCGGATCTTCAGTCCGCAGGACGGCACGGAGCTGGGCCTGGAGGGCATGATCGACCTGGCCCTGGAACGCAGCGACTTCGACCCGGCCCAGTTGGAGGTGGAGGAGTTGGCGGCCCGCGTGCTGCGGCGGGAGGAACTGGCCCTGGGCCGCGCCCTCACCTTGTGCGAACGGCGGGCCGGCGGGACGGCCGTTCCACCCGCCCTGGAGTCGTTGCTGGAGCGGGGGAAGGCCGCCGGCACGCCGGTGGTCGGCATCACGGGCACGGGCGGCGCGGGCAAGAGCAGCCTGACGGACGAGATCCTGCGCCGCTTCCAGACCTGCTACCCGAACAAGAGCGTGGCCGTGGTGAGCGTGGATCCCACCAAGCGCAAGAGCGGCGGCGCCCTGCTGGGGGACCGCATTCGCATCAACAGCCTGACCGGGGAGAAGACCTTCCTGCGCAGCCTGGCCACCCGGCGCAGCGGCAGCGAGTTGTCCGCGGCCACGGGCGACGCCGTCCACCTGCTGAAGGCGGCGGGCTTCGATCTGGTGCTGCTGGAGACCAGCGGCATCGGCCAGGGAAGCAGCGCGGTGGTGGACCTGGCGGACTTCTCCATCTACGCCATGACCGCCGAGTACGGCGCCGCCAGCCAGCTCGAGAAGATCGACATGATCGACTACGCGGACATGGTGGTGCTGAACAAGTACGAGAAGCGCGGCAGCGAGGACGCCCTGCGCGACGTGCGCCGGCAGTACCGCCGCGCCCACTCGATTCCCTGGGAGGTGGCCGATGAGGAGTTGCCCGTCTACGGCACCGTGGCCAGCCGCTTCGACTGCAACGGGACCAACTGGTTCTTCGACCACCTGATGGCTGCGCTGGAGGCGCGCTTCGGCGGCGGATACAGCCACGCGCCGCTGGCCAAGGACGCGCGCGTGCTGCGTCGCCAGCTCATCCCCGAGGACCGCACCACCTACCTGGCCGAGATCGCCCGCGGCGTGCGCGAGTACAAGGCCCGGGTGGTGGCGGACGCCGGCCGGCTGCGGCTCCGTTCGCATCTGGCGACGGCCGTGGGCGAACTGGGCGCCGGCGCGGCCGCCGACTCGCTGACGGCCCGGCGCGACGAGTTGGAGCGCCAGCTGCATCCGTCCGCGCTGCCCGCCCTGCAGGCCTACCACGACACCGCCGCGTGCTACACGGGCGACAGCTACGAGTACATGGTGCGCGGCCAGGTCCACCGTCAGGAACTGACCCGCATCAGCCTGTCGGGCACGCACGTGCCGCGCGTGGCCCTGCCGCGCTTCAGCGACGAGGGCGACCTCTACCGTTTCGTGGCGCTGGAGAACCTGCCGGGCTTCTTCCCTTACACGGCCGGCGTCTTTCCCTTCAAGCGCCAGGGCGAGGATCCCACCCGGCAGTTCGCCGGGGAAGGTCCGCCGGAGCGCACCAACCGGCGCTTCCACTACCTCTCCCAGGACAGCGCGGCCAAGCGGCTCTCCACCGCCTTCGACAGCGTGACGCTTTACGGCGAAGACCCGGCGGAGCGCCCGGACATCTTCGGCAAGGTGGGCGAGAGCGGAGTCTCCATCTGCACGCTGGAGGACATGAAGCGCCTCTACGCGGGCTTCGACCTCTCCGCTTCCAACACCAGCGTATCCATGACCATCAACGGACCCGCGCCGATGATCCTGGCCATGTTCCTCAACACGGCCGTGGACTTCGCGCTGGACAAGTTCCAGGCCGAGCACGGCCGCGCGCCCAACGCCGTGGAGCAAGCGGAGCTGCGCCGCCTGACCTGTTCCACCGTGCGGGGCACGGTCCAGGCCGACATCCTGAAGGAGGACCAGGCCCAGAACACCTGCATCTTCTCGACGGAGTTCGCGCTGAAGTTGATGGGCGACATGCAGGAGTGGTTCATCCAGAACCAGGTGCGCAACTACTACAGCGTGTCCATCAGCGGCTACCACATCGCGGAAGCGGGCGCCAACCCCATCACCCAGTTGGCCTTCACGCTGGCCAATGGCTTCACCTACGTGGAATACTACCTGAGCCGCGGGATGGCCATCGACGACTTCGCGCCCAACCTCTCCTTCTTCTTCAGCAATGGGCTGGATCCCGAGTACAGCGTGATCGGCCGGGTGGCGCGGCGGATCTGGGCCGTGGCCGTGCGCGACGTGTATCACGGCAACGAGCGCAGCCAGAAGCTCAAGTACCACATCCAGACCAGCGGCCGCAGCCTGCACGCCCAGGAGATGGACTTCAACGACATCCGCACCACGCTGCAGGCGCTGCTGGCCATCTACGACAACTGCAACAGCCTGCACACCAACGCCTACGACGAGGCCGTGACGACGCCCACCGAGGAGAGCGTGCGCCGCGCCCTGGCCGTGCAGCTCATCGTCAACCACGAATTCGGGGTGACGAAGAACGAGAACCCACTCCAGGGCTCGTTCATCATGGACGAGCTGACCGAGCTGGTGGAGGAGGCCGTGCTCAGCGAGTTCGTGCGCCTGAGCGAGCGCGGCGGCGTGCTGGGGGCGATGGAGACCCAGTACCAGCGCGGGCGGATCCAGGAGGAATCCATGGTCTACGAACTGCGCAAGCAGTCCGGCGAGCTGCCCATCATGGGCGTGAACACCTTCCTGCGGCCCGGCGGCTCCGAGGTCTCGGCGCAGATGGAGCTGGCGCGGGCCAGCGACGAGGAGAAGATGCTGCAGGTGACCCGGCTGCGGGAGTTCCAGCAGGTCCACGCCGCCGAAGCGCAGCAAGCGCTGGCCCGCCTGCAGCAGGTGGCCGCGGCGGGGGGCAACCTCTTCGAGGAGCTGATGCAGACCGTGCGCGTGGCCAGCCTGGGACAGATCACGCGGGCGCTGTTCGAGGTGGGCGGGCAGTATCGGCGCAACATGTGA
- a CDS encoding methylated-DNA--[protein]-cysteine S-methyltransferase → MNPQLPNRVEMLRAVAARDRSYDGIFFLGVRSTGIFCRPGCPARTPRPENCEFFAHPRDALFSGYRPCLRCRPLDVAGAPPADIQDLLRRVDAEPERRWRAADLRALGLHPDRVRRWFQARHGITFTAYARARRLNRALQSIREGGRVTDTAWEAGYESLSGFSEALHKVAGEAPRRAGARRVIHLRRLLSPLGPLLAGAVDEGLCLLEFAERRMLERQLGTLARRLDAVLLPGAHPLLDQVERELESYFAGRGEPFTTPLLLPGTPFQLKVWEELRRIPAGTAISYGELAARIGQPSASRAVARANGDNRVAILVPCHRVIGADGSLTGYGGGLWRKQRLLELEQGLARLL, encoded by the coding sequence ATGAATCCACAATTGCCCAACCGCGTGGAGATGCTCCGGGCCGTGGCTGCCCGCGACCGCTCCTACGACGGCATCTTCTTCCTGGGCGTGCGCAGCACGGGGATCTTCTGCCGTCCGGGCTGTCCGGCCCGCACGCCACGGCCGGAGAACTGCGAGTTCTTCGCCCACCCCCGCGACGCCCTGTTCTCCGGCTACCGTCCCTGCCTGCGCTGCCGCCCGCTGGACGTGGCCGGCGCGCCGCCCGCGGACATCCAGGACCTGTTGCGGCGCGTGGACGCGGAGCCCGAGCGGCGCTGGCGGGCGGCGGACCTGCGCGCGCTGGGTCTGCATCCGGACCGCGTGCGGCGCTGGTTCCAGGCCCGGCACGGCATCACGTTCACGGCCTATGCGCGGGCCCGGCGCCTGAACCGGGCGCTGCAATCCATCCGGGAGGGAGGACGAGTGACGGATACGGCGTGGGAGGCGGGCTATGAATCCCTGAGCGGATTCAGCGAGGCGCTGCACAAGGTGGCCGGGGAGGCTCCCCGGCGGGCGGGCGCGCGGCGCGTGATCCACCTGCGGCGGCTGCTGAGCCCCTTGGGCCCGCTGTTGGCGGGCGCCGTGGACGAGGGCCTCTGCCTGCTGGAGTTCGCCGAGCGCCGCATGCTGGAGCGCCAGCTGGGCACGCTGGCCCGGCGCCTGGACGCCGTGCTGCTGCCGGGTGCCCATCCCCTCCTGGACCAGGTGGAGCGGGAACTGGAGTCCTACTTCGCGGGAAGAGGCGAGCCCTTCACGACGCCCCTGCTGCTGCCGGGCACGCCCTTCCAACTGAAAGTGTGGGAGGAACTGCGGCGGATTCCCGCCGGCACGGCCATCAGCTACGGCGAACTGGCGGCGCGGATCGGCCAGCCCAGCGCCAGCCGGGCCGTGGCGCGGGCCAACGGCGACAACCGGGTGGCCATCCTGGTGCCCTGCCACAGGGTCATCGGGGCGGACGGCAGCCTGACTGGCTACGGCGGCGGACTCTGGCGCAAACAGCGGCTGCTGGAGCTGGAACAGGGCCTCGCGCGCCTGTTGTAA
- a CDS encoding rhodanese-like domain-containing protein yields MKHTKAALALSVALTLSVFTGCSEDDDDTTPAADEFALLSDITDVQFAAWTTSWIQPASYVQTNLSNLYIMDVRSATDFAAGHIEGAHNVAAADVVEAAASAGSSTICVVCYTGQTASWCTMALRMAGFDDAFAMKFGMASWNDEFAASWDSGASSDYVAQFSDDNAPNLPVYTAMPVLHTGQTTGEAILDARIEAVLTEGFGANAVTAAQVFGALDDYETYNYWAAADYAAFGHVPGAFQLTPGTLTTDDNLTALDPDGDNVIYCWTGQTSAFTAFYLNVLGYNALSLKFGANGMIHSALDASHAWQMGGYHANYAYTGGQQTDEFELLTAVTDAEFAGWNTTWVKTATYTHDNMADLFIVDLRSATDFAAGHIEGAHNVALADVGDYVAANNTNSDEVAVVCYTGQTAAFATMALRMLGHDAFCMKWGMAGWNDSFAGPWDAAISNDFSADMVTTASPALPTNSWPTLSTGLTSGQAILEARVDALLAEGFTANTISASTVMGAPESYNIFNYWSAADFEGVGHIDGAYQLTPGAVTTSTDLAGLHPTETNVLYCWTGQTSAFTGFYLGALGYDVVSLKFGANALMHDDLPSNGWAHTALNYPVVTN; encoded by the coding sequence ATGAAACACACGAAAGCCGCCCTGGCTCTGTCAGTGGCCCTGACCCTGTCCGTCTTCACGGGCTGCTCGGAAGACGACGACGACACCACCCCGGCAGCGGACGAATTCGCCCTATTGTCCGACATCACCGATGTCCAGTTCGCCGCCTGGACCACCTCGTGGATCCAGCCGGCCTCCTACGTGCAGACCAACCTGTCCAACCTCTACATCATGGACGTGCGATCGGCGACGGACTTCGCCGCCGGGCACATCGAGGGCGCCCACAACGTGGCGGCCGCGGATGTCGTGGAAGCGGCGGCCAGCGCCGGCTCCAGCACCATCTGCGTGGTGTGCTACACGGGCCAGACTGCCTCCTGGTGCACCATGGCCCTGCGCATGGCGGGCTTCGACGACGCTTTCGCCATGAAGTTCGGCATGGCGTCCTGGAACGACGAGTTCGCCGCCAGCTGGGACAGCGGCGCTTCCAGCGACTACGTGGCCCAGTTCAGTGACGACAACGCCCCGAACCTGCCGGTCTACACGGCCATGCCCGTGTTGCACACCGGACAGACCACGGGCGAGGCGATCCTCGACGCCCGCATTGAGGCCGTCCTGACCGAGGGTTTCGGCGCCAACGCCGTCACCGCCGCCCAGGTCTTCGGCGCCCTGGACGACTACGAGACCTACAACTACTGGGCGGCCGCCGACTACGCCGCCTTCGGCCACGTCCCCGGCGCCTTCCAGCTGACACCGGGCACCCTGACCACCGACGACAACCTGACCGCCCTGGACCCCGACGGCGACAACGTGATCTACTGCTGGACGGGCCAGACCAGCGCCTTCACGGCCTTCTACCTGAACGTGCTGGGCTACAACGCCCTGTCGCTGAAGTTCGGCGCCAACGGCATGATCCACTCCGCGCTGGATGCCAGCCACGCCTGGCAGATGGGCGGCTATCACGCCAACTACGCCTACACGGGCGGCCAGCAGACCGACGAGTTCGAGCTGCTGACGGCGGTCACCGACGCCGAGTTCGCCGGCTGGAACACCACCTGGGTGAAGACGGCGACCTACACCCATGACAACATGGCCGACCTGTTCATCGTGGACCTGCGCAGCGCGACGGACTTCGCCGCCGGCCACATCGAGGGTGCCCACAACGTGGCCCTGGCCGACGTGGGCGACTACGTGGCCGCCAACAACACCAACAGCGACGAAGTGGCGGTGGTGTGCTACACGGGCCAGACGGCGGCCTTCGCCACCATGGCGCTGCGCATGCTGGGCCACGACGCCTTCTGCATGAAGTGGGGCATGGCGGGCTGGAACGACAGTTTTGCCGGTCCCTGGGACGCGGCCATCAGCAACGACTTCTCCGCCGACATGGTGACCACGGCCAGTCCGGCCCTGCCGACCAACAGCTGGCCCACGCTGAGCACGGGCCTCACCAGCGGCCAGGCCATCCTGGAAGCCCGCGTGGATGCGCTGCTCGCCGAAGGCTTCACGGCCAACACGATCTCGGCCTCCACGGTGATGGGCGCCCCCGAGTCCTACAACATCTTCAACTATTGGAGCGCGGCGGACTTTGAAGGCGTCGGCCACATCGACGGCGCCTATCAGCTGACCCCCGGCGCGGTGACCACCTCCACGGACCTGGCCGGTCTGCATCCCACCGAGACCAACGTGCTGTACTGCTGGACGGGCCAGACCAGCGCCTTCACGGGGTTCTACCTGGGCGCCCTGGGCTACGACGTGGTGAGCCTGAAGTTCGGGGCCAACGCCCTGATGCACGACGATCTGCCTTCCAACGGCTGGGCCCACACGGCCCTCAACTACCCCGTTGTGACCAACTAG
- a CDS encoding cytochrome b/b6 domain-containing protein — MRTSDRIRIVGDQRQYVRFSLSQRLQHVFMFVPFIVLVLTGFPIKFPDNAFWARSVDLFGGIQTIRSVHRIAAVVMIADFCIHVLYVLFNVVRNRTPLARMHLLPNLQDARDIRDNLRYFLFMTDERPRFHRFSYIEKFDYWAVFWGMFIMAGSGLILWYPEAAGRFISAELIQIAYVAHSDEALLAFLAIVIWHFYNVHFNPRVWPANKVWYKGTLTEEEMLHEHPRELEEILEQLKRGRPRRREDAEAEQGPTDGQGGRA; from the coding sequence ATGAGGACCAGTGACCGCATCCGGATCGTGGGCGATCAGCGCCAGTACGTGCGCTTCTCGCTCAGCCAGCGCCTGCAGCACGTCTTCATGTTCGTGCCCTTCATCGTCCTGGTGCTGACGGGCTTCCCCATCAAGTTCCCGGACAACGCCTTCTGGGCGCGCAGCGTGGACCTGTTCGGCGGCATCCAGACCATCCGCTCCGTCCACCGCATTGCCGCGGTGGTGATGATCGCCGACTTCTGCATCCACGTGCTCTATGTGTTGTTCAACGTGGTGCGCAACCGCACGCCGCTGGCGCGCATGCACCTGCTGCCGAACCTGCAGGACGCGCGGGACATCCGGGACAACCTGCGCTACTTCCTGTTCATGACGGACGAGCGTCCACGTTTCCACCGCTTCTCCTACATCGAGAAATTCGACTACTGGGCGGTGTTCTGGGGCATGTTCATCATGGCGGGCAGCGGCCTGATCCTCTGGTACCCGGAGGCGGCGGGGCGCTTCATCTCGGCCGAGCTGATCCAGATCGCCTACGTGGCGCACAGCGACGAGGCCCTGCTGGCTTTCCTGGCCATCGTGATCTGGCACTTCTACAACGTGCACTTCAACCCGCGGGTCTGGCCCGCCAACAAGGTGTGGTACAAGGGCACGCTGACGGAGGAGGAAATGCTGCACGAGCATCCCCGTGAACTGGAGGAGATCCTGGAGCAGCTGAAGCGCGGCCGCCCCCGGCGGCGCGAGGACGCGGAGGCGGAACAGGGGCCGACGGACGGCCAGGGCGGGCGCGCATGA
- a CDS encoding tetratricopeptide repeat protein, whose protein sequence is MLRHGILLIFWLSLALGVRELPGVEAPVKSGTLLAQYEQALASFNAGRAERARSQFEDLLTRPDLPLDLRDNCSFWLGEAWYAQKAWLDALSCFFKVLEQADSNKEEDARLKIALCWQNLGEPERACAEARTLLGRFPAGDSAPRARRLLERCPPGE, encoded by the coding sequence ATGCTGCGACATGGAATTCTCCTCATCTTCTGGTTGAGTCTGGCCCTCGGCGTCCGGGAGCTTCCCGGCGTGGAGGCGCCCGTCAAGAGCGGAACCCTGCTGGCCCAATATGAACAAGCCCTGGCGTCGTTCAACGCTGGGCGGGCGGAGCGCGCGCGTTCCCAGTTCGAGGACCTGCTCACCCGCCCCGACCTGCCCCTGGACTTGCGGGACAACTGCAGTTTCTGGCTGGGCGAGGCGTGGTACGCCCAGAAGGCCTGGTTGGACGCGCTCTCGTGCTTCTTCAAGGTCCTGGAGCAGGCCGACTCCAACAAGGAGGAAGACGCGCGATTGAAGATCGCCCTCTGCTGGCAGAATCTGGGCGAACCCGAGCGGGCCTGCGCCGAGGCGCGGACGCTGCTGGGTCGCTTCCCCGCCGGTGATTCCGCACCGCGTGCCCGGCGGCTGCTGGAGCGTTGTCCCCCGGGTGAATGA
- a CDS encoding M23 family metallopeptidase produces MNEPAHMAADARGRPAGEGRRCAWRRHPVLLLTLLLIFAATWPALRMWTTVRAADSDPLPIAPLGPLLAERTRFTSGFAEPRSLRLHAGVDFSTNRRQGMPVLAPAGGWISRIAADYTGYGLQLMLTDSLGRRHLFAHLSAFREDLQQELERARQASGAYSQALFPEPGRFPVRAGEEIGLSGDTGNGPPHLHYELRSATEDRVYNPLRHGLRVYDDQAPVLESLALIPAACGSRAGGGLLPVRVTPRAAGPGRWTLPDTLDCEGLTGLALHAVDHLPGNEARLLPWQVEVVEEGDTLFRLCLDSFPLTAQGESGRFFQRWLQQMYGRPYLRLWGGEGELGIWGGRAAGGLLVPDPARPLRRLDLLVRDAAENLASLRVVLRLRPAPVTEPRFAPPDSAALAALKPPPPIKKEKKTSRRSRSRRKSKPPPSSPPPVPEWTLLDTGDGLHVRLAPLPPSAAAVSVPVLLGERGALPAWGQLRDKGWEWVLPRAMVPDGPLRVAAPADFPVLDLSGFWLEPDHDQILRATRGGAPIVLYPEAGTVPDPTRLLLRRGARGSFHLGPGELQFETPVLLELSLAGLPEAERARAALFQANERGLPVGLVGGTVADGRLRVSLARTGHYVLHADTRAPSISLRKPPVVKAKGRKGRKRSKTPTGYDPRPTLSWEIGGDPSGIDVVVLVENGRTHYPRYEPDTHLVVFRPAEEWPAGPLELELRVRDRSGNLAVDRNRIQIRAAKP; encoded by the coding sequence GTGAATGAGCCCGCGCACATGGCCGCGGACGCCCGCGGGCGGCCCGCTGGTGAGGGGCGCCGTTGCGCCTGGCGCCGCCATCCGGTCCTGCTGCTGACCCTGCTGCTGATCTTCGCCGCCACTTGGCCGGCCCTGCGCATGTGGACCACCGTCCGCGCCGCCGACTCCGACCCCCTGCCCATCGCGCCGCTGGGGCCCTTGCTGGCCGAGCGCACGCGCTTCACCTCCGGCTTCGCCGAACCCCGCTCCCTGCGCCTGCACGCAGGCGTGGACTTCTCCACCAACCGGCGCCAGGGCATGCCCGTGCTGGCTCCGGCGGGCGGCTGGATCAGTCGCATCGCCGCGGACTACACGGGCTACGGTCTGCAACTCATGCTGACGGATTCCCTGGGACGCCGCCACCTGTTCGCCCACCTCTCCGCCTTCCGTGAAGACCTGCAACAAGAGCTGGAGCGGGCCCGGCAGGCGAGCGGCGCCTATTCCCAGGCCCTCTTCCCGGAACCCGGGCGCTTTCCCGTCCGGGCCGGCGAGGAGATCGGGCTCAGCGGCGACACGGGCAACGGCCCGCCGCACCTGCACTACGAATTGCGCTCGGCGACCGAAGACCGGGTCTACAATCCGCTGCGCCACGGACTGCGCGTCTACGACGACCAAGCGCCGGTCCTGGAGAGCCTGGCCCTGATCCCCGCCGCCTGCGGCAGCCGCGCCGGGGGCGGACTGCTGCCGGTGCGGGTTACGCCGCGGGCCGCGGGCCCCGGTCGCTGGACCCTGCCGGACACGCTGGACTGCGAGGGACTGACGGGCCTGGCCCTCCACGCCGTGGATCACCTGCCGGGCAACGAGGCCCGCCTCCTGCCCTGGCAGGTGGAGGTGGTGGAAGAGGGGGACACGCTGTTCCGGCTCTGCCTGGATTCCTTTCCGCTGACGGCCCAGGGAGAGAGCGGCCGCTTCTTCCAGCGCTGGCTGCAGCAGATGTACGGGCGGCCCTATCTGCGTCTCTGGGGCGGCGAGGGCGAGTTGGGAATCTGGGGCGGACGGGCGGCGGGCGGTCTGCTGGTGCCGGATCCGGCGCGCCCGCTGCGGCGCCTGGACCTGCTGGTGCGGGACGCCGCGGAGAATCTGGCCTCGCTACGCGTGGTGCTGCGCCTGCGGCCGGCGCCCGTGACGGAGCCGCGCTTCGCCCCGCCCGACAGCGCCGCGCTGGCGGCCCTGAAGCCGCCGCCTCCCATCAAGAAGGAGAAGAAGACCAGCAGGCGTTCCCGCTCCCGGCGCAAGTCCAAACCGCCGCCGTCGTCCCCGCCGCCCGTGCCCGAATGGACGCTGCTGGACACGGGCGACGGCCTGCACGTGCGGCTGGCGCCCCTGCCGCCCTCCGCCGCCGCAGTGAGCGTGCCGGTGCTGCTGGGCGAACGCGGCGCGCTCCCGGCCTGGGGGCAGCTGCGCGACAAGGGCTGGGAATGGGTGCTGCCCCGGGCGATGGTGCCCGACGGTCCGTTGCGGGTGGCCGCACCGGCGGATTTCCCCGTGCTGGACCTGAGCGGCTTCTGGCTGGAACCGGACCACGACCAGATCCTGCGCGCCACGCGGGGCGGCGCCCCCATCGTGCTGTATCCGGAGGCCGGCACGGTGCCGGACCCCACGCGCCTGCTGCTGCGGCGCGGCGCGCGGGGCTCCTTCCACCTCGGGCCCGGCGAGCTGCAGTTCGAGACCCCCGTGCTGCTGGAGTTGAGCCTGGCCGGGCTGCCCGAGGCGGAGCGGGCCCGGGCGGCGCTCTTCCAGGCCAACGAACGTGGTCTGCCGGTGGGACTGGTGGGTGGAACCGTGGCGGACGGGCGCCTGCGGGTCAGCCTGGCCCGGACGGGGCATTATGTCCTGCACGCCGATACCCGGGCCCCGTCCATCAGCCTGCGCAAACCCCCCGTGGTCAAGGCCAAGGGTCGCAAGGGCCGCAAGCGGAGCAAGACCCCGACGGGCTACGATCCGCGCCCCACCCTGAGTTGGGAGATCGGCGGGGATCCGTCCGGAATCGATGTGGTGGTGTTGGTGGAGAACGGACGCACCCACTACCCGCGCTATGAGCCCGACACCCACCTGGTGGTGTTCCGTCCCGCAGAAGAGTGGCCGGCGGGTCCGCTGGAGCTGGAATTGCGGGTCCGGGATCGCTCGGGCAACCTGGCCGTGGACCGAAATCGAATTCAAATCCGTGCCGCCAAACCCTGA